From a region of the Streptacidiphilus albus JL83 genome:
- the thrB gene encoding homoserine kinase → MPGPAFRAAATRVRTPATSANLGPGFDSFGLALGLYDDVVVRVAESGLHVDIAGEGADSLARDERHLVVRAMRAAFDRLGGQPRGLEVVCANRIPHGRGLGSSSAAICAGIVAARAVTVGGAEQLDDAALLALASEIEGHPDNVAACLLGGFTIAWTEGDHGDQDAHAVSLAPSELIAPVVFVPADPVLTEVARGLLPATVPHADAAANVGRAALFVEAVTRRPELLFAATEDRLHQDYRSPAMPHSAALVAELRARGVAAAISGAGPTVLALTDPATAEKLVAGAGEGWAAHRLQLDLEGTAVLPLAP, encoded by the coding sequence ATGCCCGGCCCCGCCTTCCGAGCCGCCGCCACCCGCGTCCGGACCCCCGCGACCAGCGCCAACCTCGGCCCCGGGTTCGACTCCTTCGGCCTCGCGCTGGGGCTCTACGACGACGTCGTGGTGCGGGTGGCCGAGTCGGGTCTGCATGTCGACATCGCCGGCGAGGGCGCCGACAGCCTGGCCAGGGACGAGCGGCACCTGGTGGTCCGCGCCATGCGCGCCGCCTTCGACCGCCTGGGCGGCCAGCCCCGCGGCCTCGAAGTGGTCTGTGCCAACCGGATTCCGCACGGCCGCGGCCTCGGCTCCTCCTCCGCCGCGATCTGCGCCGGCATCGTCGCCGCGCGCGCGGTGACCGTCGGCGGTGCCGAGCAGCTGGACGACGCCGCGCTGCTCGCCCTGGCCTCGGAGATCGAGGGCCACCCGGACAATGTCGCCGCCTGCCTGCTCGGCGGCTTCACCATCGCCTGGACCGAGGGCGACCACGGCGACCAGGACGCCCACGCCGTCAGCCTGGCCCCGTCCGAGCTGATCGCCCCGGTCGTCTTCGTCCCGGCCGACCCGGTGCTGACCGAGGTGGCGCGGGGGCTGCTGCCCGCCACCGTCCCGCACGCCGACGCCGCCGCCAACGTGGGCCGCGCCGCGCTGTTCGTCGAGGCGGTCACCCGCCGTCCTGAGCTGCTGTTCGCGGCCACCGAGGACCGGTTGCACCAGGACTACCGCTCGCCGGCGATGCCGCACAGCGCGGCCCTGGTCGCCGAGCTGCGGGCGCGCGGCGTGGCCGCCGCGATCTCCGGCGCCGGACCCACGGTGCTGGCGCTGACGGACCCGGCCACGGCCGAGAAGCTGGTCGCCGGTGCGGGCGAGGGCTGGGCCGCGCACCGGCTGCAGCTGGACCTGGAGGGCACCGCGGTGCTGCCGCTCGCCCCCTGA
- the prmC gene encoding peptide chain release factor N(5)-glutamine methyltransferase translates to MNLLLAEVAQATQRLAAAGVPSPRFDAEELAAYVHEVKRGELHTVADSEFDARYWEVISRREAREPLQHITGRAFFRYLELQVGPGVFVPRPETESVVGWAIDALRSMDVAEPLVVDLCTGSGAIALALAQEVPRSRVHAVELSDQAYAWARRNVDASPDAPRINLTQGDATKAFADQPELNGRFDLVISNPPYIPLTEWEYVAPEARDHDPELALFSGEDGLDTIRGIEKVAARLLRPGGVVVIEHADTQGGLVPWIFREESGWTDAADHRDLNNRPRFATARRAAP, encoded by the coding sequence GTGAACCTGCTGCTCGCCGAGGTGGCCCAGGCCACCCAGCGGTTGGCTGCCGCAGGCGTGCCTTCGCCGCGTTTCGACGCGGAGGAGCTGGCCGCGTACGTCCACGAGGTCAAGCGCGGCGAGCTGCACACCGTCGCCGACTCCGAGTTCGACGCCCGCTACTGGGAGGTCATCTCCCGACGCGAGGCCCGGGAGCCGCTGCAGCACATCACCGGCCGGGCCTTCTTCCGCTACCTGGAGCTCCAGGTGGGGCCCGGGGTCTTCGTGCCGCGTCCGGAGACCGAGTCGGTGGTCGGCTGGGCCATAGACGCCCTGCGCTCCATGGACGTGGCCGAGCCGCTGGTGGTGGACCTGTGCACGGGCTCCGGCGCGATCGCGCTGGCGCTGGCCCAGGAGGTGCCGCGCAGCAGGGTGCACGCGGTCGAGCTGTCCGACCAGGCGTACGCCTGGGCCCGGCGGAACGTCGACGCCAGCCCGGACGCCCCGCGGATCAACCTGACCCAGGGCGACGCCACCAAGGCCTTCGCCGACCAGCCGGAGCTGAACGGCCGCTTCGACCTGGTGATCAGCAACCCCCCGTACATCCCGCTGACCGAGTGGGAGTACGTCGCCCCGGAGGCCCGGGACCACGACCCGGAGCTGGCGCTGTTCTCCGGCGAGGACGGGCTGGACACCATCAGGGGGATCGAGAAGGTCGCCGCGCGGCTGCTGCGGCCCGGCGGGGTGGTGGTCATCGAGCACGCCGACACCCAGGGCGGACTGGTCCCGTGGATCTTCCGCGAGGAGTCCGGCTGGACCGACGCGGCCGACCACCGCGACCTGAACAACCGGCCGCGCTTCGCCACCGCGCGCAGAGCCGCGCCGTGA
- the rho gene encoding transcription termination factor Rho, with product MSDTTDLMGARPDADASDANTASAPKRRRTTGTGLNAMVLAELQQLATGLGISGTGRMRKGDLIDAIKAKSGGDPLLAATEAPAKRAPRAAKTAAAPVAEQPAPAAAPVAPAAAEAPAEAAPARRTARSRAVEQQQIDIPVQVAGDAATAERAPRRSRRATAPATSLSATAAPEAAPATPVAAPAEASVATEVRERQAQEQPRTDGAEGREGRRERRERRDRGQDAGNGATNSGAVATETEGDNRRERGAGNDRPERGERGERRNRRDRDRGNQSQDGQGNQGRQGQNAGQGQQGQGQSQGQQGQGNQGGYQEDDEFGGRRRGRYRDRNRRNRRDGFDAPVEQQVNDDDVLIPVAGILDILDNYAFVRTSGYLSGPNDVYVSLAQVRKNGLRKGDAITGAVRQPKDGERREKFNALVRLDSVNGSEPDSGRNRPEFNKLTPLYPQERLRLETDPGVITTRIIDLVTPIGKGQRGLIVAQPKTGKTMIMQAIANAITHNNPECHLMVVLVDERPEEVTDMQRSVKGEVISSTFDRPAEDHTTVAELAIERAKRLVELGHDVVVLLDSITRLGRAYNLAAPTSGRILSGGVDSTALYPPKKFFGAARNIENGGSLTIIATALVDTGSRMDDVIFEEFKGTGNMELKLDRKLADKRIFPAVDVDASSTRKEEILLGAEELSIVWKLRRVLHALDSQQAIELLVDKMKKTSSNAEFLMQIAKTTPGQGD from the coding sequence GTGAGCGACACCACCGATCTGATGGGCGCGCGCCCGGACGCTGATGCGTCGGACGCAAACACGGCCTCTGCGCCGAAGCGCCGTCGGACCACGGGCACCGGGCTCAACGCCATGGTGCTCGCAGAGCTGCAGCAGCTCGCCACCGGCCTCGGCATCAGCGGCACAGGCCGGATGCGCAAGGGCGACCTGATCGACGCCATCAAGGCGAAGAGCGGTGGCGACCCGCTGCTGGCCGCCACCGAGGCGCCCGCCAAGCGTGCCCCGCGCGCTGCCAAGACCGCTGCCGCGCCCGTCGCCGAGCAGCCCGCGCCCGCCGCGGCCCCCGTCGCCCCGGCAGCCGCCGAGGCGCCCGCCGAGGCCGCTCCGGCCCGCCGCACCGCTCGGTCGCGCGCCGTCGAGCAGCAGCAGATCGACATCCCGGTCCAGGTCGCGGGTGACGCCGCGACCGCGGAGCGGGCCCCGCGCCGCAGCCGCCGCGCCACCGCCCCGGCCACCTCGCTGAGCGCCACCGCCGCCCCTGAGGCCGCTCCGGCCACCCCGGTGGCCGCCCCGGCCGAGGCCTCGGTCGCCACCGAGGTGCGCGAGCGCCAGGCCCAGGAGCAGCCCCGCACCGACGGTGCGGAGGGCCGCGAGGGCCGCCGTGAGCGCCGTGAGCGCCGTGACCGCGGCCAGGACGCCGGCAACGGCGCCACCAACTCCGGCGCCGTTGCCACCGAGACGGAGGGCGACAACCGCCGCGAGCGCGGTGCCGGCAACGACCGCCCCGAGCGCGGTGAGCGCGGTGAGCGGCGCAACCGCCGGGACCGCGACCGCGGCAACCAGAGCCAGGACGGCCAGGGCAACCAGGGCCGCCAGGGTCAGAACGCCGGCCAGGGCCAGCAGGGCCAGGGACAGAGCCAGGGCCAGCAGGGCCAGGGCAACCAGGGCGGCTACCAGGAGGACGACGAGTTCGGCGGCCGCCGCCGCGGACGCTACCGCGACCGCAACCGCCGCAACCGCCGGGACGGCTTCGACGCCCCGGTCGAGCAGCAGGTCAACGACGACGACGTGCTGATCCCGGTGGCCGGCATCCTGGACATCCTGGACAACTACGCCTTCGTTCGGACCTCCGGCTACCTGTCCGGCCCGAACGACGTCTACGTCTCGCTGGCCCAGGTGCGCAAGAACGGCCTGCGCAAGGGCGACGCGATCACCGGCGCCGTGCGCCAGCCCAAGGACGGCGAGCGCCGCGAGAAGTTCAACGCGCTGGTCCGACTGGACTCGGTGAACGGCAGCGAGCCCGACTCGGGCCGCAACCGCCCGGAGTTCAACAAGCTCACCCCGCTGTACCCGCAGGAGCGGCTGCGCCTGGAGACCGATCCGGGGGTCATCACGACCCGGATCATCGACCTGGTGACGCCGATCGGCAAGGGCCAGCGCGGTCTGATCGTCGCCCAGCCGAAGACCGGCAAGACGATGATCATGCAGGCGATCGCCAACGCGATCACCCACAACAACCCCGAGTGCCACCTGATGGTCGTCCTGGTCGACGAGCGTCCGGAAGAGGTCACCGACATGCAGCGCTCGGTCAAGGGCGAGGTCATCTCCTCGACCTTCGACCGTCCGGCCGAGGACCACACCACCGTCGCCGAGCTCGCCATCGAGCGGGCCAAGCGGCTGGTGGAGCTGGGCCACGACGTGGTCGTGCTGCTGGACTCGATCACCCGTCTGGGCCGCGCCTACAACCTGGCGGCCCCGACCTCCGGGCGCATCCTGTCCGGTGGTGTCGACTCGACCGCGCTCTACCCGCCGAAGAAGTTCTTCGGTGCGGCGCGCAACATCGAGAACGGCGGCTCGCTGACCATCATCGCCACCGCGCTGGTCGACACCGGCTCGCGGATGGACGACGTGATCTTCGAGGAGTTCAAGGGCACCGGCAACATGGAGCTCAAGCTCGACCGCAAGCTCGCGGACAAGCGGATCTTCCCGGCGGTGGACGTCGACGCGTCCAGCACCCGCAAGGAGGAGATCCTGCTCGGCGCCGAGGAGCTGTCGATCGTCTGGAAGCTCCGCCGGGTGCTGCACGCGCTCGACTCGCAGCAGGCCATCGAGCTGCTGGTGGACAAGATGAAGAAGACCTCCAGCAACGCCGAGTTCCTGATGCAGATCGCCAAGACGACGCCGGGCCAGGGCGACTGA
- the prfA gene encoding peptide chain release factor 1 has translation MFEAVEELLSEHAVLEERLADPAVHADQGEARRLSKRYAELTPITAAYRAWRQTGEDIETARELAADDPDFYAEIKSLEQRRDELTEDLRLLLVPRDPNDDKDVILEVKAGEGGEESALFAGDLLRMYLRYAEKVGWKTEIIDANESDLGGYKDVQVSVKARGTEPGQGVWARLKYEGGVHRVQRVPATESQGRIHTSAAGVLVTPEAEDVEIEINANDLRIDVYRSSGPGGQSVNTTDSAVRITHLPTGIVSSCQNQKSQLQNKEQAMRILRSRILAAAQEEADQEASDARRSQVRSVDRSERIRTYNFPENRISDHRTGFKAYNLDQVLGGELDPIIQSAVDADATARLEAAAQNN, from the coding sequence ATGTTCGAGGCAGTCGAGGAGCTCCTGAGCGAGCACGCGGTTCTCGAGGAGCGGCTGGCGGATCCGGCGGTCCACGCGGACCAGGGCGAGGCGCGCAGGCTCTCCAAGCGCTACGCCGAGCTGACCCCGATCACCGCCGCCTACCGCGCCTGGCGGCAGACCGGCGAGGACATCGAGACCGCCCGCGAGCTGGCCGCCGACGACCCGGACTTCTACGCCGAGATCAAGTCGCTGGAGCAGCGGCGCGACGAACTCACCGAGGACCTGCGGCTGCTGCTGGTCCCGCGCGACCCCAACGACGACAAGGACGTGATCCTTGAGGTCAAGGCGGGCGAGGGCGGTGAGGAGTCGGCGCTGTTCGCCGGGGACCTGCTGCGGATGTACCTCCGCTACGCGGAGAAGGTCGGCTGGAAGACCGAGATCATCGACGCCAACGAGTCCGACCTCGGCGGCTACAAGGACGTCCAGGTCTCGGTGAAGGCCCGTGGCACCGAGCCCGGCCAGGGCGTGTGGGCTCGGCTGAAGTACGAGGGCGGCGTGCACCGGGTGCAGCGGGTGCCGGCGACCGAGTCGCAGGGCCGGATCCACACCTCCGCGGCCGGCGTGCTGGTCACCCCGGAGGCGGAGGACGTCGAGATCGAGATCAACGCCAACGACCTGCGGATCGACGTCTACCGCTCCTCGGGCCCCGGCGGCCAGTCGGTCAACACCACCGACTCGGCGGTCCGGATCACCCACCTCCCCACCGGCATCGTCTCCTCCTGCCAGAATCAGAAGAGCCAGCTCCAGAACAAGGAGCAGGCGATGCGGATCCTGCGCTCGCGGATCCTCGCGGCCGCCCAGGAGGAGGCCGACCAGGAGGCCAGCGACGCCCGTCGCAGCCAGGTGCGCAGCGTGGACCGCTCCGAGCGGATCCGCACCTACAACTTCCCGGAGAACCGGATCTCGGACCACCGGACCGGCTTCAAGGCGTACAACCTGGACCAGGTCCTCGGCGGCGAGCTGGACCCGATCATCCAGTCGGCGGTCGACGCCGACGCCACCGCGCGCCTCGAAGCCGCAGCCCAGAACAACTGA
- a CDS encoding homoserine dehydrogenase, which produces MRTLKVALLGCGVVGTEVARIMTTQAADLEARIGARVELAGVAVRRANRPRPGVPEHLLTTDATGLVKRDDIDVVIEVIGGIEPARSLILGAFDSGASVVSANKALLAAEGAALHAAAGRAGVDLYYEAAVAGAIPLIRPLRESLAGDKVNRVLGIVNGTTNFILDKMDSTGAGYSEALEEATALGYAEADPTADVEGFDAAAKAAILAGIAFHTRVTAADVFREGITEVTAADIASAKAMGCVVKLLAICERSADGASVTARVHPAMIPLTHPLANVRGAYNAVFVEADAAGQLMFYGPGAGGAPTASAVLGDLVAVCRNKLAGSTGPGESAYAQLTVNPMDDVVTRYHVSLDVADKAGVLAQVATVFAEHGVSIDTVRQTGREGDASLVVVTHRAADAALSATVTALRSLDNVRGVASIMRVEGE; this is translated from the coding sequence ATGCGCACACTTAAGGTAGCGCTCCTCGGTTGTGGAGTCGTGGGGACCGAAGTGGCTCGCATCATGACGACGCAGGCGGCCGACCTCGAAGCCAGGATCGGCGCCAGGGTCGAGCTGGCCGGGGTGGCGGTGCGCCGCGCCAACCGGCCCCGCCCCGGCGTCCCCGAGCACCTGCTCACCACGGACGCCACCGGGCTGGTGAAACGGGACGACATCGACGTGGTGATCGAGGTCATCGGCGGCATCGAGCCCGCCCGTTCGCTGATCCTCGGCGCCTTCGACAGCGGCGCCTCCGTCGTCAGCGCCAACAAGGCGCTGCTGGCGGCCGAGGGCGCGGCCCTCCACGCCGCGGCCGGCCGGGCCGGCGTGGACCTGTACTACGAGGCCGCGGTCGCCGGGGCGATCCCGCTGATCCGCCCGCTCCGCGAGTCGCTGGCCGGCGACAAGGTCAACCGGGTGCTCGGCATCGTCAACGGCACCACCAACTTCATCCTCGACAAGATGGACTCCACCGGCGCCGGCTACTCGGAGGCGCTGGAGGAGGCCACCGCCCTCGGCTACGCCGAGGCCGACCCGACCGCCGACGTCGAGGGCTTCGACGCCGCCGCCAAGGCCGCCATCCTGGCCGGGATCGCCTTCCACACCCGGGTCACCGCCGCCGACGTCTTCCGCGAGGGCATCACCGAGGTCACCGCCGCGGACATCGCCAGCGCCAAGGCGATGGGCTGCGTGGTGAAGCTGCTGGCGATCTGCGAGCGCTCGGCCGACGGCGCCTCGGTCACCGCCCGGGTCCACCCGGCGATGATCCCGCTCACCCATCCGCTGGCCAATGTCCGCGGCGCCTACAACGCGGTCTTCGTCGAGGCCGACGCCGCCGGGCAGCTGATGTTCTACGGACCCGGCGCCGGCGGCGCCCCGACGGCCAGCGCGGTCCTCGGCGACCTGGTCGCGGTCTGCCGGAACAAGCTGGCCGGTTCCACGGGACCGGGCGAGTCGGCGTACGCTCAGCTCACCGTTAACCCCATGGACGATGTAGTGACCCGCTACCACGTCAGCCTCGACGTCGCCGACAAGGCGGGCGTCCTGGCGCAGGTCGCCACCGTCTTCGCCGAGCACGGCGTGTCCATCGACACGGTCCGGCAGACAGGTCGGGAGGGCGACGCCTCACTTGTCGTCGTGACTCACCGCGCCGCCGACGCCGCGCTGTCCGCGACGGTCACCGCACTGCGCAGCCTGGACAATGTCCGCGGCGTTGCCAGCATCATGCGTGTCGAAGGGGAATGA
- the lysA gene encoding diaminopimelate decarboxylase, translating to MSRSAHPAGPRHGDVMPEGHFTAPPADLNRLDPKVWSQTVVRDAGSGVVSVGGLDVQALAEEFGTPAYILDEQDFRSRCRAWREAFGTDADVYYAGKAFLSRAIVRWLREEGLNVDVCSGGELTVALTAGMPAERIAFHGNNKSEAELEQAVAAGVGHVVVDSFDELVRLSWIAERHGVRQKVLIRVTVGVEAHTHEFIATAHEDQKFGLSLSGGLAAEGVRRALTLDGLELVGIHSHIGSQIFDMAGFEVAARRVVGLLAEIKGEHGVELPEIDLGGGLGIAYTSEDDPREPAEIAKSLTEIVRRECAAAGLTPPRISVEPGRAIVGPTAFTLYRVGTVKELEGLRTYVSVDGGMSDNIRTALYDAEYSVALVSRASTAEPMLSRVVGKHCESGDIVVKDAFLPADLAPGDLVAVPATGAYCRSMASNYNHALKPPVVAVSAGAARVIVRRETEEDLLRLDIG from the coding sequence ATGAGCCGCTCCGCCCACCCCGCAGGCCCGCGCCACGGGGACGTCATGCCGGAGGGTCACTTCACCGCTCCGCCCGCCGACCTGAACCGGCTGGACCCCAAGGTCTGGTCGCAGACGGTCGTCCGTGACGCCGGCAGCGGCGTGGTCTCGGTCGGCGGCCTCGACGTCCAGGCGCTCGCCGAGGAGTTCGGCACCCCCGCCTACATCCTGGACGAGCAGGACTTCCGCTCCCGCTGCCGCGCCTGGCGCGAGGCCTTCGGCACGGACGCGGACGTCTACTACGCCGGCAAGGCGTTCCTCTCCCGGGCGATCGTCCGCTGGCTGCGGGAGGAGGGCCTGAACGTCGACGTCTGCAGCGGCGGGGAGCTCACCGTCGCACTGACGGCCGGGATGCCGGCCGAGCGGATCGCCTTCCACGGCAACAACAAGTCCGAGGCCGAGCTGGAGCAGGCCGTCGCGGCCGGGGTCGGCCACGTGGTGGTGGACTCCTTCGACGAACTGGTCCGGCTGTCCTGGATCGCCGAGCGCCACGGGGTCCGGCAGAAGGTGCTGATCCGGGTCACCGTCGGGGTCGAGGCGCACACCCACGAGTTCATCGCCACCGCGCACGAGGACCAGAAGTTCGGCCTCTCGCTCTCCGGCGGCCTGGCCGCCGAGGGCGTCCGCAGGGCGCTGACCCTGGACGGTCTGGAACTGGTCGGCATCCACTCGCACATCGGCTCGCAGATCTTCGACATGGCCGGGTTCGAGGTCGCCGCCCGCCGGGTGGTCGGCCTGCTCGCCGAGATCAAGGGCGAGCACGGCGTGGAGCTTCCCGAGATCGACCTCGGCGGCGGCCTCGGCATCGCCTACACCAGCGAGGACGACCCGCGCGAGCCCGCCGAGATCGCCAAGTCGCTGACCGAGATCGTCCGCCGGGAGTGCGCGGCGGCCGGGCTCACCCCGCCGCGGATCTCGGTCGAGCCGGGCCGCGCCATCGTCGGCCCGACCGCCTTCACCCTGTACCGGGTCGGCACCGTCAAGGAGCTGGAGGGGCTGCGCACCTACGTCAGCGTCGACGGCGGGATGTCGGACAACATCCGTACCGCCCTCTACGACGCCGAGTACAGCGTCGCGCTGGTCTCCCGGGCCTCGACCGCCGAGCCGATGCTGTCCCGGGTCGTCGGCAAGCACTGCGAGTCCGGCGACATCGTGGTCAAGGACGCGTTCCTGCCGGCCGACCTGGCCCCCGGCGACCTGGTGGCGGTCCCGGCGACCGGCGCCTACTGCCGGTCCATGGCCAGCAACTACAACCACGCACTGAAGCCTCCGGTGGTCGCCGTCTCGGCCGGTGCGGCGCGGGTGATCGTCCGCCGCGAGACGGAGGAGGATCTGCTGCGGCTCGATATCGGCTAG
- the argS gene encoding arginine--tRNA ligase codes for MTPAELSQAVQSAISAVVEAGDLSVAVPETVTVERPKNRDHGDYATNVALQLAKAAGRPPRQVAELVAARLRELPGVAKVDVAGPGFLNVTFDAATQGELARSIVAAGPVYGHNDAFAGQRINLEFVSANPTGPIHIGGVRWAAVGDSLGRILRASGADVSTEYYINDAGVQISKFGGSLYASANKQPVPEDGYVGEYINDIADRILAENEGILDLPEAEQRELFRSEGLRLMVGEIQKSMEEFGVHFDTWFSEASLHESGAVEKAVERLRAQGHVFELDGATWLRTTDFGDDKDRVLIKADGENTYFASDAAYYLNKRDRGNEINVYMLGADHHGYVNRLKAIAACAGDDPSHNIEVLIGQFVKMLRDGEEVRMSKRAGNIITIDDVVEWIGVDAARYTLSRSSTDSTITLDIDVLTSTSNENHVHYVQYAHSRMCSIQRNAAGLGFDKGSAEDFKPELLSEEAENELLGALGEFPRIVAKSGELRQPHHVARYLEELAGSYHRFNDKCRVLPLGDDEVTDLNRARLWLVEATKTVIANGLALLGVSAPERM; via the coding sequence GTGACACCCGCAGAGCTTTCCCAGGCAGTCCAGTCCGCGATCAGTGCCGTCGTCGAGGCGGGCGACCTCAGTGTCGCCGTGCCGGAGACGGTCACGGTCGAGCGGCCCAAGAACAGGGACCACGGCGACTACGCCACCAATGTGGCCCTCCAGCTGGCGAAGGCGGCCGGTCGGCCGCCGCGACAGGTGGCCGAGCTGGTTGCCGCCCGTCTGCGAGAGCTGCCCGGGGTCGCCAAGGTCGACGTCGCCGGGCCGGGCTTCCTCAACGTCACCTTCGACGCCGCCACCCAGGGCGAGCTGGCCCGGAGCATCGTCGCGGCCGGCCCGGTGTACGGGCACAACGACGCCTTCGCCGGGCAGCGGATCAACCTGGAGTTCGTCTCCGCCAACCCGACCGGCCCGATCCACATCGGCGGCGTCCGCTGGGCCGCCGTCGGCGACTCGCTGGGCCGGATCCTCCGCGCCTCCGGCGCCGACGTCTCCACCGAGTACTACATCAACGACGCCGGTGTGCAGATCTCCAAGTTCGGCGGCTCGCTGTACGCCTCCGCCAACAAGCAGCCGGTCCCCGAGGACGGCTACGTCGGCGAGTACATCAACGACATCGCCGACCGGATCCTGGCCGAGAACGAGGGCATCCTCGACCTGCCCGAGGCGGAGCAGCGGGAGCTGTTCCGGAGCGAGGGCCTGCGGCTGATGGTCGGCGAGATCCAGAAGTCGATGGAGGAGTTCGGCGTCCACTTCGACACCTGGTTCTCCGAGGCGTCGCTGCACGAGTCTGGTGCGGTCGAGAAGGCCGTCGAGCGGCTGCGGGCGCAGGGCCACGTCTTCGAGCTGGACGGCGCGACCTGGCTGCGGACCACGGACTTCGGCGACGACAAGGACCGGGTCCTGATCAAGGCCGACGGGGAGAACACCTACTTCGCCTCCGACGCCGCCTACTACCTGAACAAGCGCGACCGCGGCAACGAGATCAACGTCTACATGCTGGGCGCGGACCACCACGGCTACGTGAACCGGCTCAAGGCCATCGCGGCGTGCGCGGGCGACGACCCCTCGCACAACATCGAGGTGCTGATCGGCCAGTTCGTGAAGATGCTGCGGGACGGCGAGGAGGTCCGCATGTCCAAGCGGGCCGGCAACATCATCACCATCGACGACGTGGTCGAGTGGATCGGCGTGGACGCCGCCCGCTACACCCTGTCGCGCTCCTCCACCGACTCCACCATCACCCTCGACATCGACGTGCTCACCAGCACCTCGAACGAGAACCACGTCCACTATGTGCAGTACGCGCACTCCCGGATGTGCTCCATCCAGCGCAATGCAGCCGGACTCGGCTTCGACAAGGGGTCCGCCGAGGACTTCAAGCCGGAACTGCTCAGCGAGGAGGCCGAGAACGAGCTTCTCGGCGCCCTTGGGGAGTTCCCGCGCATTGTCGCCAAGTCCGGTGAGCTGCGCCAGCCGCACCACGTCGCCCGCTACCTCGAGGAACTGGCCGGTTCGTACCACCGGTTCAACGACAAGTGCCGGGTACTGCCCCTCGGCGACGACGAGGTCACCGATCTGAACCGGGCCCGCCTCTGGCTGGTCGAGGCGACCAAGACGGTCATCGCCAACGGCCTGGCCCTGCTGGGCGTTTCCGCCCCCGAACGCATGTGA
- the thrC gene encoding threonine synthase, with the protein MSTTIQDRGPRTHQWRGLIEEYRDRLPVTAATPVVTLLEGGTPLVPAQLLSERTGCEVYLKVEGANPTGSFKDRGMTMAMSKAKEDGAQAVICASTGNTSASAAAYAVRAGMVCAVLVPQGKIALGKMGQALIHGAKILQVDGNFDDCLTLARDLSDKYPVALVNSVNPVRIEGQKTAAFEIVDMLGDAPDIHVLPVGNAGNITAYWRGYREYARPSPAATLDGGASPRILPGVSSRTPRMWGYQASGSAPIVDGAPVLQPQTIATAIRIGNPASWDFALAARDESGGLIDKVTDRQILSAYRLLAASEGVFVEPASAASVAGLLQATEQGLVDPGQRIVCTVTGNGLKDPDWAVAGAPRPTVIPIDATAAAEQLNLA; encoded by the coding sequence ATGAGCACCACCATCCAGGACCGTGGCCCCCGTACACACCAGTGGCGGGGCCTGATCGAGGAGTACCGGGACCGCCTCCCGGTCACCGCGGCGACCCCGGTCGTCACCCTGCTGGAGGGCGGTACGCCGCTCGTCCCCGCCCAGCTGCTCTCCGAGCGCACGGGCTGCGAGGTCTACCTGAAGGTCGAGGGCGCCAACCCGACCGGCTCCTTCAAGGACCGCGGGATGACGATGGCCATGTCCAAGGCCAAGGAGGACGGCGCCCAGGCCGTCATCTGCGCCTCCACCGGCAACACCTCGGCCTCCGCCGCCGCCTACGCGGTGCGGGCCGGGATGGTGTGCGCGGTGCTGGTGCCGCAGGGCAAGATCGCGCTCGGGAAGATGGGCCAGGCGCTGATCCACGGCGCGAAGATCCTCCAGGTCGACGGCAACTTCGACGACTGCCTGACGCTGGCCCGCGACCTCTCCGACAAGTACCCGGTCGCCCTGGTGAACTCGGTGAACCCGGTCCGGATCGAGGGCCAGAAGACGGCCGCCTTCGAGATCGTGGACATGCTGGGCGACGCCCCGGACATCCACGTCCTCCCGGTCGGCAACGCCGGCAACATCACCGCCTACTGGAGGGGCTACCGCGAGTATGCCCGCCCGTCGCCCGCCGCCACCCTTGACGGAGGGGCTTCGCCCCGCATCCTTCCTGGCGTGAGCTCGCGCACCCCGCGCATGTGGGGCTACCAGGCCTCCGGCTCCGCGCCGATCGTCGACGGTGCGCCGGTGCTGCAGCCGCAGACCATCGCCACCGCGATCCGCATCGGCAACCCGGCCTCCTGGGACTTCGCGCTCGCCGCGCGGGACGAGTCGGGCGGCCTGATCGACAAGGTCACGGACCGTCAGATCCTGTCCGCCTACCGGCTGCTGGCGGCCTCGGAGGGCGTCTTCGTGGAGCCGGCCTCGGCCGCGAGCGTGGCCGGCCTGCTGCAGGCCACGGAGCAGGGGCTGGTCGACCCCGGCCAGCGGATCGTCTGCACGGTCACCGGCAACGGGCTCAAGGACCCGGACTGGGCGGTGGCCGGCGCGCCGCGTCCCACCGTGATCCCGATCGACGCCACCGCGGCGGCGGAGCAGCTGAACCTCGCCTGA
- the rpmE gene encoding 50S ribosomal protein L31 produces MKSEIHPTYVVTQVTCTCGNEFTTRSTEPSGVMRAEICSNCHPFYTGKQKIMDTGGRVARFEARFGKQHAASHKQG; encoded by the coding sequence TTGAAGTCCGAGATCCACCCGACCTACGTGGTCACCCAGGTCACCTGCACCTGTGGCAACGAGTTCACCACCCGCAGCACCGAGCCCTCCGGCGTGATGCGCGCCGAAATCTGCTCGAACTGCCACCCCTTCTACACCGGCAAGCAGAAGATCATGGACACCGGTGGCCGTGTCGCCCGCTTCGAGGCCCGCTTCGGCAAGCAGCACGCCGCCAGCCACAAGCAGGGCTAG